In one window of Cydia pomonella isolate Wapato2018A chromosome 16, ilCydPomo1, whole genome shotgun sequence DNA:
- the LOC133526558 gene encoding early boundary activity protein 1-like has protein sequence MSIDASVMELNAAHALLQLQCAPGRAKLEIEGAATLFLNCLPTPQTPSTAAHQSQSTPLNTPKTVRSVSSGDENSEISSPFHSPITYKKYKYAQKYRHAAPAHSRQDNRKIKKEPETKHTLQRNRFYGYVSNSEPKNLNHKMTRDQGTQTDEDNSTLISELYATIHSLRKQLQDSLKRSPPSRVEKLDPDVSTDVLKIKQLHQQENIQNNKRKYKRSSSSCITANTPNSDTDASDDEWKPDDDYKPSKQIINEMLKPKGNEMVPIGEGYATVPARVLKQIDWSSYTSATRKLLTSVFTRRVLATHSLTGKSSPAFPGKPAKKRLDPELVNDIVQIVVERSGVNASLVRTSITTKCADESKMYRSRQQNKKKRPSDQENLPPSPYIDSSDDTY, from the exons ATGTCAATTGACGCATCCGTCATGGAGCTTAACGCCGCCCACGCCCTACTGCAACTTCAGTGCGCTCCGGGGCGCGCTAAGTTGGAAATAGAGGGCGCTGCTACATTGTTTTTGAACTGCTTGCCAACTCCCCAAACTCCG tcaacGGCCGCTCATCAGTCTCAATCTACGCCTCTGAATACTCCTAAGACGGTTCGAAGTGTCAGTTCTGGCGATGAAAACTCGGAA ATCAGCAGTCCATTCCATAGCCCgattacatacaaaaaatataaatatgctcAGAAATATAGACACGCTGCACCAGCCCACTCAAGACAAGACAATCGCAAGATAAAAAAGGAACCAGAGACGAAACATACTCTACAAAGGAACCGTTTTTACGGTTACGTATCAAATTCTGAACCGAAGAATTTAAATCACAAAATGACTCGTGATCAGGGAACACAGACCGATGAAGATAATTCAACATTAATTTCCGAGTTGTATGCAACGATTCATTCCTTACGCAAACAACTACAGGACAGTCTTAAGAGATCACCCCCTTCTCGGGTTGAAAAGCTGGACCCTGATGTCTCGACTGATGTGCTGAAGATCAAACAGCTACATCAGCAGGAAAACATCCAAAACAATAAGAGAAAATATAAGCGTAGTTCAAGTTCTTGCATtacg GCCAATACTCCAAATTCGGACACAGATGCATCTGACGATGAGTGGAAGCCTGATGATGATTACAAGCCAAGCAAGCAAATTATTAATGAGATGCTGAAACCAAAGGGAAATGAGATG GTGCCAATTGGAGAAGGATACGCTACCGTGCCTGCCAGAGTTCTAAAGCAAATTGATTGGTCATCATACACTAGTGCGACAAGGAAACTGTTGACTTCGGTATTTACACGCCG tgtgttAGCCACTCATTCTTTGACCGGGAAATCTTCTCCCGCCTTCCCGGGAAAACCTGCAAAGAAACGTCTCGACCCGGAACTTGTTAATGACATCGTGCAAATTGTTGTTGAAAGATCCGGCGTCAATGCAAGTTTGGTGCG AACCAGTATTACCACGAAATGTGCTGATGAGAGCAAAATGTACCGCAGTCGTCAACAGAATAAAAAGAAACGGCCGTCGGACCAAGAAAATCTTCCTCCATCGCCGTACATTGATTCTTCCGACGATACGTATTAA